DNA sequence from the Peptoniphilus sp. GNH genome:
CGAAAGGGATATGTTCATAATAGCCGATGAAGTTTATAGAGAATTTGTATATGATGGCGAGGTCTTTTATTCTTTTGCCAATGTAAAAGAAATAGAAGATAGACTCGTCCTCTTGGATTCCATATCTAAAAGATTTTCAGCTTGTGGGGCGAGAATAGGATCTTTGGCATGCAAAAACAAGAAAGTGCTAGAATGCGTAAACAAGCTTTGCAATGGTAGGCTTTCTGTATCGACCCTAGATCAATATGGGGCAGCAGAACTTTACAACACAGATAAATCCTACTTCCAAGAAGTCAACAAGCAATATCAAAAAAGAAGAGATATCATTTATCAAGGTCTTATTGACATACCTGGAGTAAAAGTCGAAAAAACCAAGGGAGCCTTCTACATATTCCCGGAATTTCCAGTAGAAGACACACTAGATTTTGCCAAGTGGCTTTTGACAGACTTTGAGCTAGGTGGAGAAACCGTAATGGTAGCCCCGGGACAAGGATTTTACAGAGATCCCGAAAAAGGAAAGACCAAACTAAGATTGGCGTTTGTAATAAATGAGCAAGACATCAAAAAATCTGTAAAGATACTAAAGGCAGGCTTAAAAGAATACCAAAGGATAAAAAGTGGAATTTAAAATCTTAGATTTAATATATCAGCTCAGAAATCCAGTCTTAGATAAAATATTTGCCATCTATACCAGCTTGGGGGATGGGGGACTTATCTTCATTTTGATGGGCCTTGTCCTACTTATAAAAAGGAAAAGCAGAAAAATAGGCATAAGAGTTATAATATCTCTGATACTTTGCCTAATAGTTGGAAACTTCATCCTAAAACCAATCATAGCAAGACCAAGACCCTATAACTTCAAAGATGTAAAAATGATAGTCGCAAGCTTAAAAGACTACTCCTTCCCATCAGGACATTCCTATGCAGCCATGGCCTTTGCAAAATCAATTTATTATGAATACAAAAAAGCCGGGAAAATATTCTTTATCCTAGCCCTCATAATGGGATTTTCAAGGCTCTATGCCTATGTCCACTACCCAACAGACGTAGCAGTCGGACTACTTTTAGGTTATCTATTCGCAATATGTGCAAATAAAATCATAAAATTAGCCTCAAAAGCCAATCAAAAAACAATAAAACTATAAAAGCTATGAGTTTTCGCTCATAGCTTTTTATTTTAAAATATAAGGTTGGCAGCAAATCAAATCTAGAACAATAGCGAGATCATTTTAAAAGCTTTTAAAAGGCATAACAAAACTAATGATATAATATAAGTAGAAATTAAAAGGAGTTGCATTATGAGTTTCGAAAAAATGTTAAATCACACAACGATTAGAGAGTTCACAAAAGATGTTGTATCAAAAGAAATAATAGAAGTTTTAAAGCAGGCTGCAAATCGGGCTGCAAGCTCAACAGGCATGCAACAATCTTCAATAATAAGGGTAAAGGACCAGGAAAAAAGAAAGGCTCTGGCAAAAATAGGTGGCCAAGAGTACTTGGCAAGAGTACCAGAGCTATGGATATTTATAGTTGACACTTTCAGGAATAATCAAATCCTAAAAGAAAAGACAAAAAGTAGCCTCGATAAAATTGACATGGACAAATTTTTCCAAGGCTTCACAGATGGAGTAATCCAAGCTCAGCAAGTTGTCACAGCTGCCGAAAGCCTGGGGCTTGGAACTGTATTCTTCGGCTGCATCTTAAATGACTATGAAAAGACGATAGAAGTTCTAAATTTACCCAAGGGGACATTTCCGATAGTTGGTTTGGGATTTGGATACCCCAACCAAAAACCGCAAATAAAACCGAGAATGAAGATGGATCTCAAATTTTTTGAAGACGAATACAAAATAGAAACAAATTATCTAGAAAAAATAAAAGACTATGACCAAGAAATGCAAACCTACTACGACACCAGAGACCAAGGCAGAAGAAGTGACTGCTTCTCCGATCAAGTTGTAAAAAAATCTTTAAATATAGTAGGAAAAAGAGATTTAGTAGTTAGAAGTATAGTTTCTCAAGGTTTTGATTTAAGTCTAGACGATTAAAAGTTTACAAAACTATTTCAAAAACTAAAATTAGTAATATTAAAAACTAATTGTTCCGTAAGCCTTGCCAAAAAGAATAAAATATAGGAAAATACTCATACAAGAAAAAAGTAAGGAGAAATATATAATGGCAACGCAACTTATAACAGGAACGGGTTGTGACTTAGGAATAGAGTTCTTAGAAGAAAATAATATAATTTGGATACCCATAACAGTAATAGAGGGCGAAAAAGAGTATAAGGACAGGATAGACATAGATGCAAAAACCCTATTTGAAAAACAAAGAGAGGGAATAATCTTTAAAACATCTCAACCCAGTCTAAAGTCCCAAGAAGAAAGCTTCAAAAAATGCATAGAAGAGGGAAAAGACATAGTCTACATCGCCCTATCAAGCGGCATAACGGGAGAGTGGAGCGCCGCAAGCATGGCGATAGAAAACTTAGATAAAAAAGGTGTGAGATACAAAATAGTAGACACCAAAAGCGCCTCGGTAGGCAATGCTCTTTTCGTTTTATACTTAAACGAAGCCATAAAAAACGGCATGCCCTTCGAAAAAGTCTGTGAATTTGCAGACTTCCTAACAGAAAATGTAAGAGCCATGGCAAGTGTCTTTGACATGACCCATCTCTACAACGGGGGAAGAGTCTCAAAAGTTTCCTTTACAGTAGGCAAATTACTAAACATGAAACCTATAATTCACTTTGAAAGAAGTGGAGCTCTAGTCCCAAAGACTGTGGTAAAAGGCAACAAGGCAACCATCAAAAAAATGATAGAAATAATGAAAGAAGAAAAAGGTGGCAGCTTCACCAAAGACGAAAGAATAATAA
Encoded proteins:
- a CDS encoding DegV family protein translates to MATQLITGTGCDLGIEFLEENNIIWIPITVIEGEKEYKDRIDIDAKTLFEKQREGIIFKTSQPSLKSQEESFKKCIEEGKDIVYIALSSGITGEWSAASMAIENLDKKGVRYKIVDTKSASVGNALFVLYLNEAIKNGMPFEKVCEFADFLTENVRAMASVFDMTHLYNGGRVSKVSFTVGKLLNMKPIIHFERSGALVPKTVVKGNKATIKKMIEIMKEEKGGSFTKDERIITGHGSTLEDVEVFEKALRKEEDSLEIIRRDIGCGIGAHTGESVMAVGYITKPIPEEFEKYLNK
- a CDS encoding pyridoxal phosphate-dependent aminotransferase, whose translation is MNISKRGQGIEFSAIRMLTPYADQAVRQGKKVYHLNIGAPDVETPQAFFDAVRNFEEKTLAYAPSKGFEALRKATSNYYKSIGIDFDMDEIYITQGASEALDFALTTCIDVGDEIITCDPYYSNYQTYLDLTGAVCRTFETKVEDGYRLPAKKDIEKILRPRSRAFLLSNPGNPTGAVYTKEEIQMIAEIAIERDMFIIADEVYREFVYDGEVFYSFANVKEIEDRLVLLDSISKRFSACGARIGSLACKNKKVLECVNKLCNGRLSVSTLDQYGAAELYNTDKSYFQEVNKQYQKRRDIIYQGLIDIPGVKVEKTKGAFYIFPEFPVEDTLDFAKWLLTDFELGGETVMVAPGQGFYRDPEKGKTKLRLAFVINEQDIKKSVKILKAGLKEYQRIKSGI
- a CDS encoding phosphatase PAP2 family protein translates to MEFKILDLIYQLRNPVLDKIFAIYTSLGDGGLIFILMGLVLLIKRKSRKIGIRVIISLILCLIVGNFILKPIIARPRPYNFKDVKMIVASLKDYSFPSGHSYAAMAFAKSIYYEYKKAGKIFFILALIMGFSRLYAYVHYPTDVAVGLLLGYLFAICANKIIKLASKANQKTIKL
- a CDS encoding nitroreductase family protein, producing the protein MSFEKMLNHTTIREFTKDVVSKEIIEVLKQAANRAASSTGMQQSSIIRVKDQEKRKALAKIGGQEYLARVPELWIFIVDTFRNNQILKEKTKSSLDKIDMDKFFQGFTDGVIQAQQVVTAAESLGLGTVFFGCILNDYEKTIEVLNLPKGTFPIVGLGFGYPNQKPQIKPRMKMDLKFFEDEYKIETNYLEKIKDYDQEMQTYYDTRDQGRRSDCFSDQVVKKSLNIVGKRDLVVRSIVSQGFDLSLDD